Genomic window (Aestuariirhabdus haliotis):
TCACTGCTAGACAGGGCCTCAAACCGCAGCTTGTCTACCGCGTCAGAGGCATTGGAAATCAGCTCCCGCAGGAAGATCTCCTTGTTGGAATACAGCGAATGAATCATCAGGTGAAGCAGCTGCTTCACTTCAGTCTGAAAGCCTAGAGTCTCTTTTTGGGTTTCTGTCGTCATTGTTATGCCTGAAAATCAGTTGATCAAAAGGAATTCGGGTGAAACGAGGTTTCACCGACGTTAGCAAGCTAGATGGGGGTGGGTGGCCCTCTTTTCAAGGGCAAGATTAGCAAGCAGACAGGTTTTACTTTGATGGGCTTAACATCATCTCTTTCAATACCCGGGAATGAAATTCCCGATAGTAAAGAATCACCACCACCAGCGCGGTGGCCCCGATAAACAACCAGGGAGAAATCACCCAAGCCAAGGTGGCCAAACCAAAGTAATAGGCTCGTAAGCCATAGTTAAAGTGCGCTGCCGCAATCGAAAGGATATTGGCAAGGCGGCTGGCATAGGCGGCTCGCTCGGTCTCAGCCAGTTCTTCATCAAACAAGGGCGCGCCACCCATTAATACCGAAGCGAAATTATAGACTCGCAGGCTCCAGGTGAAGGTAAAAAAGGCGTAGACAAAAATAACAATCATCACCAGGATCTTGAGTTCCCATGATTGTCTTGAGGTCACTTCCGTAAAAGGCAAGTCTGATAACACCAGCATGCCGCTGCCCGGGGCATTCAAAAGCGTTAACAGGCCCGCCAGCACCAGAATGGAGGTTGAGGCAAAAAAGGAAACATTTCGCTCAAGGTTTGCAATGATGCCATTATCAGCAATTCGATTTTCCCGCCTTAACAGACTTCGCATCCAATCACCTCGGTACAAATGAAGCACACTGGCAAGACAGGGGTTGCCCTTGGCTAAGTAATTCGCGA
Coding sequences:
- a CDS encoding DUF599 domain-containing protein; the encoded protein is MTGYWVDGLAVGFLLVTWLGYSLVANYLAKGNPCLASVLHLYRGDWMRSLLRRENRIADNGIIANLERNVSFFASTSILVLAGLLTLLNAPGSGMLVLSDLPFTEVTSRQSWELKILVMIVIFVYAFFTFTWSLRVYNFASVLMGGAPLFDEELAETERAAYASRLANILSIAAAHFNYGLRAYYFGLATLAWVISPWLFIGATALVVVILYYREFHSRVLKEMMLSPSK